One region of Roseovarius faecimaris genomic DNA includes:
- the metG gene encoding methionine--tRNA ligase, with product MARHLITSAIPYINGIKHLGNLVGSQLPADLYARYLRGRGHEVLFLCATDEHGTPAELAAAKAGKPVDEYCAEMWEVQNALGQGFRLSFDHFGRSSSKQNHALTQHFAGRLEAAGLIREVSEKQVYSNADGRFLPDRYIEGTCPNCGYDKARGDQCENCTKQLDPTDLIDARSAISGSTDLEVRETKHLYLRQSQMRDKLNEWIDSKADWPVLTTSIAKKWLNDGDGLQDRGITRDLDWGIPVRKGEEDWPGMEGKVFYVWFDAPIEYIACAAEWAEANGLDAAAWERWWRTDKGAEDVRYTQFMGKDNVPFHTLSFPSTILGSGEPWKLVDYIKSFNYLNYDGGQFSTSQGRGVFMDQALEILPADYWRWWLLSHVPESSDSEFTWENFQASVNKDLADVLGNFVSRVTKFCRSKFSEAVPEGGAWGPDEEALIAELTTRIRAYEGHMEAMEVRKSATELRAIWVAGNEYLQSVAPWSTFKEDPAQAAAQIRLALNLIRLYAVLSAPFIPDAAQSMLGAMRCDDARWPDDIAGALTVLPPGHGFEVPEVLFAKITDEAREDWQERFSGTRS from the coding sequence ATGGCACGGCATCTGATCACCTCCGCGATCCCCTACATCAACGGGATCAAACATCTGGGCAATCTCGTGGGCAGCCAGCTGCCTGCCGATCTTTACGCGCGTTACCTGCGCGGGCGCGGGCATGAGGTACTGTTTCTGTGCGCCACCGACGAACATGGCACCCCGGCCGAGCTGGCCGCGGCCAAGGCGGGCAAGCCCGTGGACGAATATTGCGCCGAGATGTGGGAGGTTCAGAACGCTCTTGGCCAGGGTTTCCGACTGAGTTTTGACCATTTCGGGCGCTCGTCGAGCAAGCAGAACCACGCCCTGACACAGCATTTCGCCGGTCGGCTCGAAGCGGCGGGGCTGATCCGCGAAGTGTCCGAGAAACAGGTCTATTCCAATGCCGATGGCCGGTTCCTGCCCGACCGCTACATCGAAGGCACCTGCCCCAATTGCGGCTATGACAAGGCCCGGGGCGATCAGTGCGAGAACTGCACCAAGCAGCTTGATCCGACCGACCTCATTGATGCGCGCTCTGCCATTTCCGGCTCGACCGATCTGGAGGTGCGCGAGACCAAGCACCTCTATCTGCGCCAAAGCCAGATGCGCGACAAGCTGAATGAATGGATCGACAGCAAGGCGGATTGGCCTGTGCTGACGACCTCGATCGCAAAGAAATGGCTGAACGATGGCGACGGGTTGCAGGACCGGGGCATCACCCGCGATCTGGATTGGGGTATCCCGGTCAGGAAGGGCGAAGAGGACTGGCCCGGTATGGAGGGCAAGGTCTTCTATGTCTGGTTCGACGCGCCGATCGAATATATCGCCTGTGCCGCCGAATGGGCCGAGGCGAACGGGCTGGACGCCGCAGCGTGGGAGCGCTGGTGGCGCACCGACAAGGGCGCCGAAGATGTCCGCTATACCCAGTTCATGGGCAAGGATAACGTGCCGTTCCACACGCTCAGCTTCCCCTCGACCATCCTCGGCAGTGGCGAGCCGTGGAAGCTGGTGGATTACATCAAATCCTTCAACTACCTGAATTACGACGGCGGCCAGTTCAGCACCAGCCAGGGGCGCGGTGTGTTCATGGATCAGGCGCTGGAAATCCTGCCTGCCGATTACTGGCGCTGGTGGCTTCTGAGCCATGTGCCCGAAAGCTCGGACAGCGAATTCACCTGGGAAAACTTCCAGGCCAGCGTGAACAAGGATCTGGCGGATGTGCTGGGCAATTTCGTGAGCCGCGTGACCAAGTTCTGCCGTTCGAAATTCAGCGAGGCCGTGCCGGAAGGCGGCGCATGGGGGCCGGATGAAGAGGCGCTGATTGCCGAGCTCACCACGCGGATCCGCGCCTATGAAGGGCACATGGAAGCCATGGAAGTCCGCAAATCCGCGACCGAGCTGCGTGCGATCTGGGTGGCGGGCAATGAGTATCTGCAAAGCGTCGCGCCCTGGTCCACCTTCAAGGAAGACCCCGCGCAGGCCGCGGCCCAGATCCGCCTCGCCCTCAACCTGATCCGGCTCTATGCGGTGCTTTCGGCGCCGTTCATTCCCGATGCGGCACAGTCCATGCTGGGCGCGATGCGCTGCGACGATGCGCGCTGGCCCGACGACATTGCCGGGGCGCTGACGGTGCTGCCTCCGGGGCATGGCTTCGAAGTGCCGGAGGTGCTTTTTGCCAAGATCACCGATGAGGCGCGTGAGGACTGGCAGGAGCGGTTCTCGGGCACGCGCAGCTAA
- a CDS encoding DUF983 domain-containing protein has protein sequence MSDHTHSSAERPLWPSVWRGFRRKCPNCGSGPMLKSYLKVRDTCTVCREELSHHRADDGPAYLTILIVGHIMAPALHMAFTRWRPDPLVLFTVFAIGSVGLSLYLLPRLKGAIVGFQWARHLHGFSQGT, from the coding sequence ATGTCCGATCATACTCATAGCTCCGCCGAGCGGCCCCTTTGGCCATCGGTCTGGAGGGGCTTTCGCCGCAAATGCCCGAATTGCGGGTCCGGCCCCATGCTCAAGAGCTATCTGAAGGTGCGTGACACCTGCACCGTCTGCCGCGAAGAGCTCAGCCATCACCGCGCCGACGATGGACCGGCCTATCTGACGATTCTGATCGTGGGGCATATCATGGCGCCGGCGCTGCATATGGCGTTCACCCGGTGGCGGCCCGATCCGCTGGTGCTGTTTACGGTCTTTGCTATTGGAAGTGTCGGATTGTCGCTTTACCTTCTGCCCCGATTGAAAGGGGCGATCGTCGGTTTCCAATGGGCCCGGCACCTGCACGGGTTCAGCCAGGGCACCTGA
- a CDS encoding DMT family transporter, with product MDAWIVISVAAAGFQTLRFMLQKTLSMGTLSAGGATFARFLYAAPFALAFAWGVLAWFGADWPALSGLFWVYALTGGLAQILATLCVVLLFAQRNFAVGITFKKTEVIQTVIVGLLVLGDRVSLPGLVAIVIGLVGVLVLSDAPESAARGLRRLANRAAGLGLLSGTFFAISAVAYRGATLEIDSDMALVRSATTLSMVTLSQTLAMAAWLRWREPGELTRVWAARGRAIWMGVTSMAGSLSWFTAFTLQNAAYVFAVGQVEVIFSMLASVLFFKEKITAREYWGIGLLTASILVLVVLG from the coding sequence TTGGACGCCTGGATTGTCATCTCGGTTGCCGCCGCCGGGTTCCAGACCCTGCGCTTCATGCTGCAGAAAACGCTCAGCATGGGCACTCTGTCAGCGGGCGGGGCAACCTTTGCGCGGTTTCTTTACGCCGCGCCCTTCGCGCTTGCCTTCGCGTGGGGGGTTCTGGCCTGGTTCGGGGCGGACTGGCCGGCCCTGAGCGGGCTTTTCTGGGTCTATGCCCTGACCGGCGGGCTGGCGCAGATCCTGGCCACGCTCTGTGTTGTGCTGTTGTTTGCGCAGCGCAACTTTGCCGTGGGCATCACCTTCAAGAAAACCGAAGTGATTCAGACAGTTATCGTCGGCCTTCTGGTTCTGGGCGACCGGGTGAGCCTGCCCGGTCTTGTCGCTATCGTGATCGGGCTGGTGGGCGTGCTGGTGCTTTCTGACGCGCCCGAAAGCGCAGCGCGCGGCCTGCGCCGCCTTGCCAATCGCGCGGCAGGTCTCGGGCTGCTCTCTGGAACGTTCTTTGCGATCTCCGCCGTGGCCTATCGCGGGGCGACCCTTGAGATCGACAGCGACATGGCGCTTGTCCGTTCGGCAACGACCCTTTCGATGGTCACGCTGTCCCAGACGCTGGCGATGGCCGCCTGGCTGCGCTGGCGCGAGCCGGGGGAGCTGACCCGCGTCTGGGCCGCGCGGGGGCGGGCGATCTGGATGGGGGTGACGTCGATGGCTGGATCGCTGAGCTGGTTCACCGCCTTCACCCTGCAGAACGCGGCCTATGTGTTTGCCGTGGGGCAGGTGGAGGTGATTTTTTCCATGCTGGCCTCTGTGCTGTTCTTCAAGGAGAAGATCACCGCGCGGGAATACTGGGGCATCGGCCTGCTGACCGCCAGCATCCTGGTTCTGGTGGTGCTGGGTTAG
- a CDS encoding methyl-accepting chemotaxis protein produces MHFIRRSILLKIAAPFPIISTLIVIGAWFYIPMVVEKSAMQAAANSALQTAHQMETLRSYYTQNVVADVKRSGDVSVGIAHQNDPEMIPLPATFIHDLSALLAAEKTNVELYSPFPFPNRATRQLDSFSEEAWDYLSANPESHLIRSEVVGDQTFLRVAVADTLSSEVCVACHNTAADTPKDDWKLGDVRGVLEVRQNVTDVLASTATLKIELIVAMMIAGFALLGAVLYVTKTITNPLGQVLHTVGRMTDRKYDNDFPAKDRIDEVGRIAGALDQLQTTLHEAQEADDRQRMQAQAQTEVVAEVSKGLGKLAEGDFSCPINTPFDASYEVLRTNYNKTITTLGTSMNKLIETSDGIAMRTMEITEATDQLSHRTESQATALEKTSTSLGGVTEGISNAAEGIKVVEGYAVEARNHAQESGEVVSRAVEAMSEIESSSSTISRIVGVIDDIAFQTNLLALNAGVEAARAGEAGNGFAVVASEVRALAKRSAEAAGEIGALVAQSSQHVQTGVELVGKTGEALETIIERVEKISAEIADISKGAAEQSQGLTEINTSVTSLDQMTQHNAAMAEECTAATHELSQNARLLASLISKFKTVKQHPEKEHAPLKKAG; encoded by the coding sequence ATGCATTTCATCCGCCGTTCGATCCTTCTGAAAATCGCCGCGCCGTTTCCGATTATCTCCACCCTGATCGTTATCGGGGCATGGTTCTACATCCCGATGGTTGTCGAAAAAAGCGCCATGCAGGCCGCGGCCAACTCCGCCCTGCAAACCGCTCATCAGATGGAAACCCTGCGCAGTTACTACACCCAAAACGTGGTGGCAGACGTGAAACGCTCGGGCGATGTAAGCGTCGGCATCGCACATCAGAACGACCCCGAGATGATTCCGCTGCCCGCCACCTTCATTCATGATCTGAGTGCGTTGCTGGCCGCGGAAAAGACAAATGTTGAGCTGTATAGCCCCTTTCCCTTTCCCAACCGGGCGACGCGGCAGCTTGACAGCTTCAGTGAGGAGGCCTGGGACTATCTGAGCGCCAATCCGGAGTCCCATCTTATCCGCAGCGAGGTGGTCGGCGATCAGACATTTTTGCGCGTCGCGGTGGCCGATACGCTGTCCAGCGAGGTTTGCGTGGCCTGCCACAACACCGCGGCCGACACGCCCAAGGATGACTGGAAACTGGGCGATGTACGCGGTGTGCTGGAAGTGCGCCAGAATGTGACGGACGTCTTGGCCTCCACCGCGACGCTCAAGATCGAATTGATCGTTGCAATGATGATCGCGGGTTTCGCCCTGCTGGGGGCCGTGCTCTATGTCACCAAGACAATCACGAACCCGCTTGGACAGGTTTTGCACACGGTCGGCCGCATGACCGACCGGAAATATGACAATGATTTCCCGGCGAAGGATCGGATTGACGAGGTGGGCCGGATTGCCGGTGCCCTTGATCAGCTCCAGACCACGCTGCACGAGGCGCAGGAGGCGGATGACCGGCAACGGATGCAGGCACAGGCACAGACAGAGGTAGTCGCGGAGGTGAGCAAAGGCCTCGGTAAACTGGCCGAAGGTGACTTTTCCTGCCCGATCAACACCCCATTCGACGCAAGCTACGAAGTTCTCAGAACCAATTACAACAAAACGATCACAACCCTCGGCACCTCGATGAACAAACTGATCGAGACCAGCGACGGCATTGCGATGCGCACGATGGAGATTACCGAAGCCACGGATCAGCTCTCTCATCGGACAGAATCGCAAGCCACGGCCCTGGAGAAAACCTCGACATCGCTGGGCGGTGTGACGGAGGGTATTTCCAATGCTGCGGAAGGCATCAAGGTCGTCGAAGGCTATGCGGTGGAGGCCCGCAACCACGCGCAGGAAAGCGGCGAGGTGGTGTCGCGCGCGGTGGAGGCGATGTCCGAGATTGAAAGCTCTTCCTCCACCATTTCGCGCATTGTCGGAGTGATCGACGATATTGCCTTTCAGACCAACCTTCTGGCCCTGAATGCCGGGGTGGAAGCCGCCCGCGCCGGTGAGGCGGGCAATGGGTTTGCGGTTGTGGCGTCGGAAGTGCGCGCATTGGCGAAACGCTCGGCCGAGGCCGCCGGAGAGATTGGCGCGCTCGTCGCGCAAAGCTCGCAACATGTGCAGACCGGCGTCGAGCTCGTGGGCAAGACCGGTGAAGCGCTTGAAACAATCATCGAACGGGTCGAGAAGATCTCGGCCGAGATTGCCGACATCTCGAAAGGCGCCGCCGAACAGTCACAGGGGCTGACCGAGATCAACACCTCCGTCACCAGTCTCGATCAGATGACCCAGCACAACGCCGCCATGGCCGAAGAATGTACGGCCGCCACGCATGAGTTGTCGCAAAATGCGCGCCTGCTGGCGTCGCTCATCAGCAAGTTCAAGACGGTCAAGCAACACCCTGAGAAGGAACATGCTCCGCTCAAGAAAGCAGGCTGA
- a CDS encoding Lrp/AsnC family transcriptional regulator yields the protein MPNDLPQMDKFDQAILKHLSADGRISVTELAQRIGLSKSPTQARLRRLEATGVITGYRALFDPIRLGLDHVSFVEVRLESTREAALAAFNAAVMRIPEIEQVHLIAGNFDYLLKIRTQDMNDYRVVLAEKISTLPHVSSTSTFVAMQAIKENTLADVI from the coding sequence ATGCCAAATGACCTTCCGCAGATGGACAAGTTCGATCAGGCGATCCTGAAACATCTCAGCGCCGATGGCCGGATCAGTGTTACCGAGCTGGCACAGCGCATCGGTCTGTCGAAATCGCCCACCCAGGCGCGGCTGCGGCGGCTTGAAGCGACCGGGGTAATCACCGGTTATCGCGCGTTGTTCGATCCGATCCGGCTCGGGCTCGATCATGTCAGCTTTGTTGAGGTGCGGCTCGAAAGTACCCGGGAGGCAGCGCTCGCGGCGTTCAACGCGGCGGTGATGCGCATTCCCGAGATTGAGCAGGTGCATCTCATTGCCGGAAATTTTGATTATCTGCTCAAGATCCGGACGCAGGATATGAACGACTACCGTGTTGTTCTGGCAGAGAAAATATCGACATTGCCGCATGTTTCGAGCACGTCGACCTTTGTGGCCATGCAGGCGATCAAGGAAAACACGCTGGCGGATGTGATTTGA
- a CDS encoding aldo/keto reductase — MQRKQLGRTGIDVSVLCLGTMTFGTQTSTEEAHAQIDLALDRGIDFIDTAEMYPVNPLSPETTGRTEEIIGQWIARSGRRGEVVLATKHSGEGYKGARDGAPISARTIPEAIEGSLRRLQTDVIDLYQFHWPNRGSYMFRQNWRFDPSGQNREETRAHMHEALEALQREVARGTIRAFGLSNESAWGTSEWLRIAHEAGGPRVASIQNEYSLMCRLYDTDLAELSVNEDVGLLAFSPLAAGLLTGKYRGGQVPDGSRMSLVPELGGRNRPRAHAAVEAYLEVAAKHGLDPAQMALAWCLTRPFMCSAIFGATRLAQLEHLLGAAELTLSDELLKELDETHRDHPMPY, encoded by the coding sequence ATGCAACGAAAACAATTGGGGCGCACCGGTATCGATGTGAGTGTGCTTTGCCTCGGGACGATGACCTTCGGCACCCAGACGTCGACCGAAGAGGCCCATGCACAGATCGACCTCGCTCTTGATCGGGGCATCGACTTCATCGACACGGCCGAAATGTATCCGGTCAACCCGCTCAGTCCCGAGACCACCGGACGCACCGAAGAGATCATCGGCCAGTGGATCGCCCGCAGCGGGCGGCGCGGCGAAGTGGTGCTTGCGACCAAACATTCGGGCGAAGGCTACAAGGGCGCGCGTGACGGGGCGCCGATCTCGGCCCGGACCATCCCCGAGGCGATCGAAGGCTCGCTCAGGCGGCTGCAAACCGATGTGATCGACCTCTACCAGTTCCACTGGCCTAATCGCGGCAGCTATATGTTCCGGCAGAACTGGCGCTTTGATCCGTCCGGTCAGAACCGCGAGGAGACCCGCGCACATATGCATGAGGCGCTGGAGGCGCTGCAGCGCGAAGTGGCACGTGGCACGATCCGCGCGTTTGGTCTGTCCAATGAAAGTGCCTGGGGCACCTCCGAATGGCTGCGCATCGCGCATGAGGCGGGCGGGCCGCGCGTGGCCTCGATCCAGAACGAATATTCCCTGATGTGCCGCCTCTATGATACCGACCTGGCCGAGCTGAGCGTCAATGAGGATGTGGGCCTGCTGGCCTTTTCTCCGCTGGCCGCCGGGCTGCTGACCGGCAAGTATCGCGGCGGGCAGGTGCCGGACGGCTCGCGCATGTCGCTCGTGCCGGAGCTGGGCGGGCGCAACCGGCCCCGTGCACATGCGGCGGTCGAGGCCTATCTGGAGGTGGCCGCCAAACATGGGCTGGACCCGGCGCAGATGGCGCTGGCCTGGTGCCTGACACGGCCCTTCATGTGCTCGGCCATCTTCGGTGCGACGCGGCTTGCACAGCTCGAACACCTGCTCGGCGCGGCGGAGCTGACCCTCTCCGATGAGCTTCTGAAAGAGCTTGACGAGACCCATCGCGACCACCCTATGCCGTACTGA
- a CDS encoding tetratricopeptide repeat protein, whose amino-acid sequence MRYLTTCLCLLLSAPAAADTCPAAPDHSSALQELTRAAQSAPDEATGRQISNQMWELWLDAPDARAKELLTEGMARRESYDFEGALVAFEALVAYCPDYAEGYNQRAFVHYLRRDFAAALPDLEEALRITPGHVAALTGQALTLVELDRKAEAALVLRRALGLNPWLGERHLLPVLEAEEEEL is encoded by the coding sequence ATGCGATATCTGACCACATGCCTCTGTCTTCTGCTCAGCGCTCCGGCTGCCGCAGACACATGCCCCGCCGCGCCCGATCACTCCTCCGCTCTGCAAGAACTGACGCGCGCGGCGCAATCAGCGCCGGATGAGGCGACGGGGCGGCAGATATCCAATCAGATGTGGGAGCTGTGGCTCGATGCGCCCGATGCGCGGGCGAAAGAGTTGCTGACCGAAGGTATGGCGCGCCGCGAATCATATGATTTCGAGGGGGCGCTCGTGGCGTTCGAGGCGCTGGTGGCGTATTGCCCGGACTATGCCGAAGGCTATAACCAGCGCGCCTTCGTGCATTATCTGCGGCGGGATTTCGCTGCGGCGCTGCCGGACCTCGAAGAGGCGCTGCGCATCACGCCGGGCCACGTTGCCGCGCTGACAGGGCAGGCGCTCACCCTCGTGGAACTGGATCGCAAGGCCGAAGCCGCGCTTGTCCTGCGGCGCGCGCTGGGTCTGAACCCCTGGCTTGGCGAACGCCACCTGCTGCCCGTGCTTGAGGCGGAGGAAGAAGAGCTTTAG
- a CDS encoding EF-hand domain-containing protein: MQHSVLLTTLAISIAAGGALSAGDGTGPGKHRPQHSFEELDANSDGMITQAEMEAHMQARFSRQDANGDGLLSEDEMRSFMQEKANKRIEKRISHMMKRHDANGDGQLAMDEMKDGRMGMMMSRVDTDGDGAISKEEFESMQMMRGKHRGMNNDG; encoded by the coding sequence ATGCAACATTCCGTTCTTTTGACCACCCTTGCCATTTCGATCGCCGCAGGCGGCGCCCTGTCCGCGGGCGATGGCACCGGCCCTGGCAAGCATCGCCCCCAACATAGCTTTGAAGAGCTCGACGCGAACAGCGACGGCATGATCACCCAGGCGGAGATGGAGGCGCATATGCAGGCCCGCTTTTCCCGTCAGGATGCCAATGGCGACGGGCTTCTGAGCGAGGACGAGATGCGCAGCTTCATGCAGGAGAAGGCCAACAAGCGGATCGAGAAGCGGATCTCGCACATGATGAAGCGCCATGATGCCAACGGCGACGGCCAGCTTGCCATGGACGAGATGAAAGATGGCCGCATGGGCATGATGATGTCCCGGGTGGATACCGACGGGGACGGAGCGATCTCGAAGGAGGAATTCGAGTCGATGCAGATGATGCGCGGCAAGCATCGCGGCATGAACAACGACGGCTGA
- a CDS encoding NUDIX hydrolase has protein sequence MTIDKTAIRDAATVIVLRDGATDPHVLMGQRGAQAAFMPNKFVFPGGAVDAADAQVRLARGLPALCAERLEEDSRRAPDQLAVAAIRELWEETGLILGEPGSWDGQVPEDWVEFAEAGYLPVAHALQFVFRAITPPGRPRRFDARFFLIDAGEISSDLDDFSRAQEELSHLQWVPLAKARHDYDLPFITEVVLAEVEARAHDPAPPASVPFFRNDDEASLFIRLRGYAPRSDE, from the coding sequence ATGACCATCGACAAGACCGCCATACGCGACGCAGCGACCGTGATCGTGCTGCGCGACGGGGCAACCGATCCGCATGTCCTGATGGGCCAGCGCGGGGCACAGGCGGCCTTCATGCCCAACAAGTTCGTCTTTCCCGGCGGGGCGGTGGACGCCGCCGATGCGCAGGTTCGGCTTGCCCGCGGCTTGCCGGCGCTCTGCGCGGAACGGTTGGAAGAAGACAGCCGCCGCGCGCCGGATCAGCTTGCCGTGGCCGCGATCCGGGAGCTTTGGGAAGAAACCGGGCTGATCCTCGGCGAACCCGGCTCCTGGGATGGGCAGGTGCCCGAGGATTGGGTGGAATTTGCCGAGGCAGGGTATCTGCCGGTGGCCCATGCGCTGCAATTCGTCTTCCGCGCCATCACCCCCCCGGGGCGCCCGCGCCGCTTCGACGCGCGGTTTTTCCTGATAGATGCCGGTGAGATCTCCAGCGACCTGGACGATTTCTCCCGTGCGCAGGAAGAGCTGAGCCACCTGCAATGGGTGCCGCTGGCCAAGGCACGACATGACTATGACCTGCCGTTTATCACCGAGGTCGTTCTGGCCGAGGTGGAGGCGCGCGCCCATGATCCCGCGCCCCCGGCTTCGGTCCCGTTCTTCCGCAACGATGACGAGGCCAGCCTGTTCATTCGCCTGCGCGGCTATGCGCCCCGCTCGGACGAGTAG
- a CDS encoding MFS transporter, giving the protein MRTLISFGSLFLAVILLQLSTGGVGPLDAISGLTLDFSTAQVGLLGSAHFMGFFIGCWWAPRLMGSVGHSRAFAAFTAAGAIGLLAHMLVIDPYAWALMRVASGVCVAGCYTVIEAWLQAKVTNETRGRMMGSYRVADMSASLAAQMMISVLEPASYVSYNILALLCCASLLPLTLTKVSQPETPDAPRLRPGLAVACSPLAVFGVMVAALSSATFRMVGPIYGQQVGLELNQIAYFLSAFVLGGALAQYPVGWLSDRYDRRQVLIGLSVAAVLSCAVTALSHGLPTSGIMITAFLFGLTTFPIYSVSAAHAHDFADSSQRVELSAALMFWYAIGAIAAPLVASKLMELFGPSSMFAMIAVGHLALVLFGLRRMGARPTKSERTRYIWAPRTSFLIGRLTRHDRDDD; this is encoded by the coding sequence ATGCGGACACTTATTTCCTTCGGCTCGCTGTTTCTGGCGGTGATCTTGCTTCAGCTCTCCACGGGCGGCGTGGGGCCTCTGGACGCCATTTCAGGATTAACGCTGGATTTCTCCACGGCGCAGGTCGGTCTTCTGGGCTCGGCACATTTCATGGGGTTTTTCATCGGCTGCTGGTGGGCGCCGCGCCTGATGGGCAGCGTCGGGCATTCCCGCGCCTTCGCGGCCTTCACCGCCGCCGGGGCGATCGGCCTTCTGGCACATATGCTGGTGATCGACCCTTACGCCTGGGCGCTGATGCGGGTCGCCTCGGGGGTCTGCGTGGCGGGCTGTTACACGGTGATCGAGGCCTGGCTTCAGGCCAAGGTCACCAACGAGACGCGCGGGCGGATGATGGGCAGCTACCGTGTGGCGGATATGAGCGCGTCGCTCGCTGCGCAAATGATGATCAGCGTGCTGGAGCCTGCCTCTTACGTCTCCTACAACATCCTTGCGCTTTTGTGCTGTGCGTCGCTTCTGCCTCTGACCCTGACCAAGGTGAGCCAACCCGAGACGCCCGACGCGCCCCGCCTGCGCCCCGGGCTTGCGGTGGCCTGCTCGCCCCTGGCGGTCTTCGGCGTGATGGTGGCCGCCCTGTCCAGCGCCACATTCCGCATGGTCGGTCCGATCTATGGTCAGCAGGTGGGCCTTGAACTGAACCAGATCGCCTATTTCCTGTCGGCCTTCGTGCTGGGCGGCGCGCTGGCGCAATACCCGGTGGGGTGGCTGTCGGACCGCTATGACAGGCGGCAGGTGCTGATCGGGCTGTCGGTGGCGGCGGTGCTGAGCTGTGCGGTGACGGCGCTCAGCCACGGGCTGCCCACCTCGGGCATCATGATCACGGCCTTCTTGTTCGGGCTCACAACCTTTCCGATCTATTCGGTCTCGGCCGCACATGCCCATGATTTTGCCGATAGCTCTCAACGGGTCGAGCTGTCTGCCGCGCTGATGTTCTGGTACGCGATCGGGGCGATTGCGGCGCCGTTGGTGGCCTCGAAGCTGATGGAGTTGTTCGGCCCCTCCTCGATGTTCGCCATGATCGCCGTGGGGCATCTGGCGCTGGTGCTGTTCGGCCTCAGGCGGATGGGGGCGCGGCCCACGAAATCCGAGCGCACCCGCTATATCTGGGCCCCGCGCACCAGTTTCCTGATCGGGCGGCTGACCCGCCATGACAGGGACGATGACTGA
- a CDS encoding YceI family protein has translation MRMLCLLLICLAGAALADAERYTLDAARSQVGFSYLFEGAPRDGTMPVQSARILLDLDNLPASEVEVTLDARRAKAGFVFATEAMKSPEVLDVARHPVIRFRSTQFRGDLRGATVTGDLTVRGITRPVTLRAELYRQRGTQAGDRSRLTVLLTGTIDRNDFGASGYPGLVGPQIGLRILARITR, from the coding sequence ATGCGCATGCTTTGCCTGCTTCTGATATGTCTTGCCGGGGCCGCGCTGGCCGACGCGGAGCGATATACGCTCGATGCGGCGCGCTCGCAGGTGGGGTTTTCCTACCTCTTCGAAGGCGCGCCCAGGGACGGAACAATGCCGGTGCAATCCGCCCGGATCCTGCTTGATCTCGACAATCTGCCCGCAAGCGAGGTTGAGGTGACGCTGGATGCGCGCCGCGCCAAGGCCGGGTTTGTCTTTGCCACCGAGGCGATGAAAAGCCCGGAGGTTCTGGACGTGGCGCGCCACCCGGTGATCCGGTTCCGGTCAACGCAGTTTCGCGGCGATCTGCGCGGGGCGACGGTGACCGGCGACCTGACGGTGCGGGGCATCACCCGGCCTGTCACCCTGCGCGCCGAACTATACCGCCAGCGCGGCACACAGGCCGGGGACCGCAGCAGGCTGACGGTGCTTCTGACCGGCACGATTGATCGCAACGACTTTGGCGCGAGCGGCTATCCGGGGCTTGTCGGCCCGCAGATCGGCCTGCGCATCCTGGCGCGGATCACGCGCTAA